The following coding sequences lie in one Sinorhizobium fredii USDA 257 genomic window:
- a CDS encoding amino acid permease, whose amino-acid sequence MADDSKQHEGGVIYHIPGQEYFSIRELRRHAGVFSLWALGVGAVISGDFSGWNLGFAVGGWGGMFIGTILITIMYLGLTYSIAEMSPALPHTGGAYSFARTAFGPWGGFITGVAENIEYVLTPAVVVFFIGAYLTGIFETPQYFQPVWWLIGYIVFVGLNVRGVELSFKVTVIVTLIALAILVFFFLSAIPFIDFSRYAMNVGVDPATGTAVELPEGGGPFLPFGIYGVLASMPFAVWLFLAIEQLPLAAEESVDPRRDMPKGIMLGMFTLIATGFLVLIINPAIPDGAFKLGSSGEPILDGFRAIYGTGWAKILSLFAVAGLIASFHAIIFAFGRQIYSLSRAGYFPHFLSVTHGAHKTPNTALVAGALVGYLVMLVVWFTQGGEQAGSFIGGVLLNMAVFGAMFSYLLQGLTFIQLRRAFPNIERPYRSPFGIPGAALTVVIALVTIAFQLADPLYQRGIIGVAIWYALAIVYFAAYGRKTLVYSPEEDFAVRQREGAASM is encoded by the coding sequence ATGGCCGACGACAGCAAACAGCATGAAGGTGGGGTGATCTATCACATACCTGGGCAGGAGTATTTCTCCATACGCGAGCTTAGGCGTCATGCGGGTGTCTTCTCGCTCTGGGCTCTCGGTGTGGGGGCGGTCATTTCCGGTGACTTCTCGGGCTGGAATCTTGGCTTTGCCGTCGGCGGATGGGGCGGCATGTTCATCGGCACCATTCTGATCACAATCATGTATCTCGGCCTGACTTACTCCATCGCCGAGATGAGCCCGGCCTTGCCGCATACGGGCGGCGCCTATTCTTTCGCGCGGACGGCATTTGGTCCATGGGGTGGGTTTATCACCGGCGTGGCGGAAAATATCGAATATGTGCTCACCCCCGCGGTCGTGGTGTTCTTCATCGGGGCATACCTGACCGGCATTTTCGAGACGCCGCAGTACTTCCAGCCCGTCTGGTGGTTGATCGGCTACATCGTCTTCGTCGGTCTTAATGTTCGGGGAGTGGAACTCTCGTTTAAGGTCACGGTGATTGTCACACTAATTGCGCTGGCCATTCTGGTGTTCTTCTTCTTGAGCGCCATTCCGTTCATCGATTTCAGCAGGTATGCGATGAACGTTGGCGTTGATCCGGCGACTGGTACGGCCGTCGAGCTTCCGGAGGGTGGCGGACCGTTCCTCCCGTTCGGCATCTATGGCGTGCTGGCCTCGATGCCTTTCGCCGTCTGGCTGTTCCTTGCCATCGAGCAGTTGCCGCTAGCCGCCGAGGAATCGGTCGATCCGAGGCGCGACATGCCCAAGGGCATCATGCTTGGCATGTTCACATTGATTGCGACCGGTTTCCTGGTGCTCATCATCAATCCGGCCATTCCTGACGGCGCTTTCAAGCTCGGTTCCTCGGGCGAGCCGATCCTCGACGGCTTCCGTGCGATCTACGGCACGGGCTGGGCGAAGATCCTGTCGTTGTTTGCAGTGGCTGGACTGATTGCAAGTTTCCACGCGATCATCTTCGCCTTTGGTCGGCAAATCTATTCGCTGTCACGCGCCGGCTATTTCCCGCATTTCTTGTCGGTCACCCATGGCGCGCACAAGACGCCGAACACAGCACTGGTTGCCGGGGCGCTGGTCGGTTATCTCGTCATGCTGGTGGTCTGGTTCACTCAGGGCGGTGAGCAGGCCGGCTCCTTCATAGGCGGTGTGCTGCTGAACATGGCGGTGTTTGGCGCCATGTTTTCCTACCTGCTTCAGGGGCTGACTTTCATCCAACTGCGCCGCGCTTTTCCGAACATCGAGCGGCCCTACCGCAGCCCGTTTGGCATACCAGGTGCGGCGCTTACCGTCGTCATAGCGCTGGTGACGATCGCGTTCCAGCTCGCCGATCCCCTTTATCAGAGGGGCATCATCGGCGTCGCTATCTGGTATGCACTGGCGATCGTCTACTTCGCCGCCTATGGCCGCAAGACGCTCGTCTATTCGCCAGAGGAGGATTTCGCGGTCAGGCAGCGCGAAGGCGCGGCGTCTATGTGA
- a CDS encoding ABC transporter ATP-binding protein, which translates to MNVLIETENLTRVLPETVPVTLVRNVSLSIGENEFVAITGPSGSGKSSLLYLLGLLDRPTSGTLRIAGRDTEPMDERERAATRLSKLGFVFQFHFLLPEFTARENVEIPMRRLGRLARGQMRERAGELLTSLGLGEHLDKRPDQLSGGQRQRVAVARALANDPSLILADEPTGSLDSHSSEQVFRILEGLVRDRGKTVVAVTHDLEIAERMDRRIQLIDGKIN; encoded by the coding sequence ATGAACGTGCTCATCGAGACCGAGAACCTGACGCGCGTCCTGCCGGAGACCGTTCCCGTCACGCTGGTTAGAAATGTCTCGCTATCGATCGGCGAGAACGAGTTCGTCGCCATCACGGGGCCGTCCGGGTCGGGCAAATCCTCCCTCCTCTACCTGCTCGGCCTGCTCGACCGGCCGACAAGCGGCACACTCAGAATTGCCGGCCGCGATACCGAGCCGATGGATGAGCGCGAGCGGGCAGCCACGCGGCTCTCCAAACTCGGCTTCGTCTTTCAGTTTCACTTTCTCTTGCCGGAATTCACGGCGCGCGAGAACGTCGAGATTCCGATGCGCAGGCTCGGGCGACTGGCCCGGGGGCAAATGCGGGAGCGAGCCGGCGAATTGCTCACCTCGCTGGGACTGGGGGAACACCTCGACAAGCGGCCTGACCAGCTTTCCGGCGGACAGCGCCAGCGCGTGGCGGTCGCGCGCGCGCTCGCTAACGATCCTTCGCTGATCCTCGCCGACGAGCCGACAGGCAGCCTCGATAGCCATAGCTCAGAGCAGGTTTTCAGGATACTCGAAGGTCTGGTGCGCGATCGCGGCAAGACGGTCGTGGCAGTCACACACGATCTCGAGATTGCCGAGCGAATGGACCGGAGAATCCAGCTTATCGACGGCAAGATTAACTAA
- a CDS encoding ABC transporter permease — MPLIFDIAATHIAGRGRQMLVAVLGVAVGVGFSIAMAALMQGGQDDFIRQLVDTMPHVNITDEQRTARRQPAEDAFASVAISGLRPRDDRRGIINPTAATAWLASWVPGRFAASLKAQGVMRYSSQEVGAAIIGVDPERELGVSPIVEDFVEGSFAALAAGGNNVLIGDTMATRLGASLGDTVTAVSSEGLTRNFKIAGLFHTGTTARDEGEAYVLLKNAQVLSARPNAVNEIRIKLDDPNNAPSVARRAEAELGYKAVAWQEANESILEALVVRNVIMYTVVGAIMLVAGFGIYNIISTITHEKARDIAIMKSLGFREADMRRLFLLEGVAIGVAGSALGWLLGFSMTYALSLVRFEIAATGQEMTHLPIAWSLLHYVIAAAFALGSAALAGYLPARRAAGLNPVDIIRGAT; from the coding sequence ATGCCGCTCATCTTCGACATCGCAGCCACCCATATCGCCGGCCGCGGTCGCCAGATGCTGGTTGCCGTTCTGGGCGTGGCCGTCGGAGTCGGATTTTCGATCGCCATGGCGGCGCTTATGCAGGGCGGGCAGGACGATTTCATCAGACAACTCGTCGACACCATGCCGCATGTCAACATCACTGACGAGCAGCGAACGGCGCGCCGCCAACCCGCTGAGGACGCCTTCGCCTCGGTGGCAATTTCCGGGCTGAGGCCGCGCGACGACCGACGCGGCATCATCAATCCGACGGCCGCGACCGCCTGGCTGGCGAGCTGGGTTCCTGGACGGTTCGCCGCAAGCCTCAAGGCGCAGGGCGTAATGCGATATTCCAGCCAGGAGGTGGGCGCGGCGATCATCGGGGTCGATCCCGAGCGTGAGCTCGGTGTCTCGCCTATCGTGGAGGACTTCGTCGAAGGAAGCTTCGCTGCACTTGCTGCAGGCGGCAACAATGTTCTGATTGGCGACACAATGGCGACCAGGCTCGGTGCGAGTCTGGGCGACACGGTCACGGCGGTGTCTTCTGAGGGGCTGACCCGTAATTTTAAGATAGCCGGTCTGTTCCACACGGGAACCACCGCACGTGACGAGGGCGAGGCCTATGTGCTTCTGAAGAATGCGCAAGTCCTGTCCGCGCGGCCGAACGCCGTCAACGAAATCCGTATCAAGCTCGACGATCCGAACAACGCGCCGTCGGTGGCGCGCCGTGCCGAGGCCGAACTCGGCTACAAGGCGGTGGCGTGGCAGGAGGCAAACGAGTCGATTCTCGAGGCGCTCGTGGTGCGCAATGTCATCATGTATACGGTTGTCGGCGCGATCATGCTGGTCGCGGGATTCGGAATCTACAACATCATCTCCACCATCACGCATGAGAAAGCGCGCGACATCGCCATCATGAAGTCCCTCGGCTTCCGCGAAGCCGACATGCGCCGCCTCTTCCTGCTCGAAGGCGTGGCCATCGGCGTGGCAGGCTCTGCGCTTGGCTGGCTGCTCGGATTTTCGATGACCTATGCGCTGTCACTGGTGCGCTTCGAGATCGCAGCGACGGGACAGGAAATGACGCATCTGCCGATCGCCTGGAGCCTGCTTCATTACGTCATCGCCGCTGCTTTCGCATTGGGCTCGGCGGCGTTGGCTGGATACCTGCCGGCGCGCCGCGCTGCCGGCCTCAATCCTGTCGACATCATCAGGGGTGCGACATGA
- a CDS encoding efflux RND transporter periplasmic adaptor subunit — translation MRLKRWIIGAIGLAAIAASTALFAWRPTPVSVVVPSRGAAAEIVYASGTVEPRTWAKVAPVVRDRIVEQCDCEGSLVARGDILARLDDSQVRATLGELEARLGLAQEEFRRLSVLAERNVTSQQAVDRARSDLLQIEALIAGQKARLETYVLRAPSPGVVLRQDGEVGEVAELGTVLFWVGEPKPLLVVSEVNEEDIPRVEVGQRALLKADAFPGQNLEAVVDSVTPKGDSVTKTYRVRLRLPDDTPLRIGMSTDVNIVIRVSNNALLLPSSAVNGNQVVLVEDGRARRHEIRTGIRGANGIEVLSGIDENARVVSPYPAVADGARVTFAAASQE, via the coding sequence GTGCGGTTGAAACGCTGGATAATCGGCGCCATTGGTCTTGCGGCCATAGCCGCATCCACAGCCTTGTTTGCATGGCGCCCCACGCCGGTCTCCGTCGTGGTTCCGTCGCGTGGAGCCGCGGCAGAAATCGTCTATGCGAGCGGCACGGTCGAACCGCGCACCTGGGCCAAGGTCGCTCCGGTGGTCCGCGACAGAATCGTCGAGCAATGCGACTGCGAAGGGTCGCTGGTGGCGCGCGGTGATATCCTTGCTCGACTCGATGACAGCCAGGTACGCGCCACGCTGGGTGAACTGGAAGCGCGGCTGGGCTTGGCTCAGGAGGAATTCCGCCGCCTCTCGGTGCTTGCGGAACGCAATGTGACAAGCCAGCAGGCGGTCGATCGGGCTCGATCCGACCTCCTGCAGATCGAGGCACTGATTGCCGGACAAAAGGCGCGCCTGGAAACTTATGTTTTGCGAGCCCCGAGCCCCGGCGTCGTGCTCCGGCAGGATGGCGAGGTCGGCGAGGTTGCTGAGCTCGGGACGGTGCTTTTCTGGGTCGGCGAGCCAAAGCCGCTGCTGGTGGTCTCCGAAGTCAATGAGGAGGATATTCCGCGCGTCGAGGTTGGCCAGCGCGCGCTCCTGAAAGCGGACGCTTTTCCGGGGCAGAATCTGGAGGCGGTCGTCGACAGCGTTACGCCCAAGGGCGACTCTGTTACGAAGACCTACCGCGTCCGCCTGCGCCTGCCGGACGACACGCCACTGCGGATCGGCATGTCGACCGACGTCAATATCGTCATCCGTGTCTCCAACAATGCGCTCTTATTACCTTCATCGGCCGTAAACGGGAATCAGGTCGTCCTGGTCGAAGATGGAAGGGCGCGGCGCCACGAAATTCGGACTGGGATTCGTGGCGCTAACGGCATCGAAGTTCTTTCCGGCATCGACGAGAACGCCCGTGTCGTGTCACCCTATCCTGCAGTAGCCGACGGTGCGCGCGTGACCTTCGCCGCCGCCTCGCAGGAATGA
- a CDS encoding TrkH family potassium uptake protein yields MAFLIAIFVGTALLMLPISRAGPGAAPLLTALFTATSAVCVTGLIVQDTPTYWSGFGQGVILALFQVGGFGIMTGATLLGLLVTRRLRLSSRLIAQTETKSLTLGDVAGVLRLILLVTVTVELLTAAVLSWRFRYGYDHDWSDALWHGLFHAVSAFNNAGFSTYSDSLIGFAFDPLILVPIMAAVIIGGIGFPVLFELRQATRQPQRWSIHTKITLLGTAFLLVAGLAATAVYEWGNQATLGSYEWTGKLLNAATHSVMTRTAGFNSVNIGEMRIETLVSTYALMFIGGGSAGTAGGIKVTTFFLLGFVVWAEIRGQPDTTAFRRRIGAHAQRQALAIVLLSVASVGGGVLILLSVTSFPLEDVMFEVISAFGTVGLSTGITAGLPPAGQLVVIVLMYIGRVGTITIASALALQERNILFRYPEERPIVG; encoded by the coding sequence ATGGCATTCCTTATTGCCATTTTTGTAGGCACAGCCTTGCTCATGCTGCCGATCTCTCGCGCGGGGCCGGGAGCTGCTCCCCTGCTTACCGCATTGTTTACCGCCACCTCGGCAGTCTGCGTCACGGGGCTTATCGTCCAGGACACACCGACGTACTGGTCCGGCTTCGGCCAAGGCGTGATTCTTGCGCTGTTCCAGGTCGGTGGTTTCGGAATCATGACAGGCGCAACGCTTCTGGGTCTCCTCGTTACTCGCAGACTGAGACTGAGTAGCCGTCTCATTGCCCAGACGGAGACCAAGAGCCTCACTCTGGGCGATGTCGCTGGCGTCCTTCGTCTCATCTTACTCGTTACAGTGACAGTCGAACTGCTGACCGCGGCTGTGCTCAGTTGGCGGTTCCGATACGGCTATGATCATGATTGGAGCGACGCGCTGTGGCATGGGCTGTTTCATGCGGTCTCCGCGTTCAATAATGCAGGGTTCTCAACCTATTCCGATAGCCTAATCGGATTTGCGTTCGACCCACTTATCCTTGTTCCGATCATGGCCGCAGTCATCATCGGCGGCATTGGTTTTCCGGTTCTCTTCGAGCTCCGGCAGGCGACGCGGCAGCCGCAACGCTGGTCTATCCACACCAAGATTACCCTGCTTGGAACGGCTTTTTTGCTCGTGGCCGGACTCGCTGCGACGGCCGTCTACGAGTGGGGCAATCAGGCAACGTTGGGATCATACGAATGGACGGGAAAGCTGCTGAACGCGGCGACCCATTCGGTCATGACGAGAACCGCCGGCTTTAACAGCGTCAATATTGGAGAAATGCGTATCGAGACGCTGGTATCGACCTATGCTTTGATGTTTATCGGCGGCGGCAGTGCCGGAACCGCCGGCGGCATAAAGGTCACCACGTTCTTCCTTCTTGGATTTGTTGTCTGGGCGGAGATTCGAGGTCAGCCCGATACAACCGCGTTTCGACGTCGTATCGGCGCCCATGCTCAACGCCAGGCACTGGCAATTGTATTGTTGTCAGTTGCCTCTGTTGGCGGGGGCGTGCTCATTCTCCTCAGCGTCACGAGCTTCCCGCTTGAGGATGTCATGTTTGAAGTCATCTCGGCATTTGGGACCGTTGGCCTGTCTACGGGCATTACTGCAGGACTACCTCCCGCCGGGCAACTTGTTGTCATCGTCTTGATGTACATCGGCCGCGTCGGCACGATCACAATTGCAAGCGCGCTCGCGCTGCAAGAGCGCAATATACTCTTCCGATATCCAGAGGAGCGCCCAATCGTTGGCTAA
- a CDS encoding potassium channel family protein: MAKNSIPRGDGVVIIGLGRFGSAVAQSLVSLGHEVLAIDENAELVQSWATRLTHVVEADSSNTDSLRRLGVQDFPHAVVGIGTDIEASVLTVLALSELGVPDIWAKAVNPNHGRILERTGAHHVVYPEAAMGERVAHLVTGKMIDFIEFDDGFAIVKTTAPEEAIDKTLGESGLRSKYGVTIVGVKRRKMDFTYATPETMVEAGDLLIVSGPTKLVERFAALT, translated from the coding sequence TTGGCTAAGAACAGCATTCCCCGCGGGGACGGGGTCGTCATTATTGGTCTCGGCCGCTTCGGCAGCGCCGTTGCACAATCACTGGTCTCTCTTGGCCATGAGGTGTTGGCCATCGACGAAAACGCGGAGCTGGTTCAGAGCTGGGCCACCCGGCTGACCCACGTCGTGGAGGCTGATAGCTCCAATACAGACTCTCTGCGTCGCCTCGGCGTCCAGGACTTTCCGCATGCGGTCGTCGGAATTGGAACGGATATCGAAGCGAGCGTGCTTACCGTGCTGGCGCTCTCGGAACTCGGAGTGCCCGACATCTGGGCAAAGGCCGTCAATCCTAACCACGGTCGCATTCTGGAGCGTACCGGAGCGCATCATGTCGTATATCCGGAAGCGGCCATGGGCGAGCGTGTCGCCCACCTGGTCACTGGCAAGATGATCGACTTCATAGAATTCGATGATGGCTTTGCCATCGTGAAGACGACCGCGCCGGAAGAAGCTATCGACAAGACGCTGGGAGAATCCGGTCTTCGTAGCAAGTACGGGGTGACCATCGTCGGCGTCAAGCGGAGGAAGATGGACTTTACGTATGCCACGCCGGAAACAATGGTCGAGGCGGGTGATCTGTTGATCGTGTCAGGACCGACCAAACTGGTGGAAAGGTTCGCAGCGCTTACTTGA